From a region of the Malania oleifera isolate guangnan ecotype guangnan chromosome 12, ASM2987363v1, whole genome shotgun sequence genome:
- the LOC131144165 gene encoding MACPF domain-containing protein NSL1 has product MDPQVAAEKAVSVIGYGYDLSADIRLPSCKPGPAGSRLVELDLTRNRDLVVPGGIVVPDVPVAIKCDKGERTRFRSDVLSFSQMSEQFNQEFSLCGKIPSGLFNAMFNFKFGWQKDASATKSLALEGWFITLYNIELARSQFTLSEHVKREVPSSWDPAALAEFIEKYGTHIVVGVKMGGKDVIHVKQQQNSNLQSTEVQKLLKEFADDKFSVDANGSFLLSHKEISGKQKDEHSITWNLHPELPNIIRPPVITHSKNDDTEIIHVRRGGVDNGQSHKQWLPTVSESPNVISMSFVPITSLLSGVEGIGFLVHAVNLYLRYKPLIEELDQFLEFQLPRQWAPAYNDLPLTLQRKKHVSPSLQFSFMGPRLYVNTVKVDSGNRPVTGIRLYLEGKKNNRLAIHLQHLSSLPKTLQLSEDRTYEPIDEPIDRGYFEPVKWSIFSHVCTAPVQYNGAHIGDSASIVTKAWFEVRTMGMKKVLFLRLGFSMVASAKIRRSEWEGPTTLFQKSGVLSMLISTRLSAGLAPVQKPVQVDLNSAVFPGGPPSPARAPKMSNFVDTKEMVRGPQDTPGYWVVTGARLYIEGGRIRIKVKYSLLSMVTDDLLSM; this is encoded by the exons ATGGATCCACAGGTCGCCGCCGAGAAGGCCGTCTCCGTCATCGGCTACGGCTACGATCTCTCCGCCGATATCCGGCTGCCCTCCTGCAAGCCCGGTCCGGCCGGGTCGCGGCTCGTCGAGCTCGACCTGACCCGGAACCGGGACCTCGTTGTCCCAGGAGGCATCGTCGTCCCCGACGTGCCCGTCGCCATCAAGTGCGACAAGGGCGAGCGCACTCGATTCCGCTCTGATGTTCTTTCGTTCAGTCAG ATGTCGGAGCAATTCAATCAGGAATTTTCTTTATGTGGGAAAATTCCATCTGGGTTGTTTAACGCAATGTTCAACTTCAAATTTGGGTGGCAGAAGGATGCCTCTGCCACGAAGAGTCTTGCATTGGAGGGCTGGTTTATTACTCTGTACAACATTGAGTTAGCAAGGTCCCAATTTACATTGTCAGAGCATGTGAAACGAGAAGTTCCTTCTTCATGGGATCCTGCAGCCCTTGCTGA GTTCATTGAAAAATATGGTACTCATATAGTTGTTGGGGTAAAGATGGGAGGTAAAGATGTGATTCACGTTAAGCAGCAACAAAATTCAAATCTTCAATCAACTGAAGTGCAGAAACTGCTGAAGGAGTTTGCTGATGATAAATTTTCAGTAGATGCAAATGGAAGCTTTTTGTTGAGCCATAAGGAAATCTCAGGAAAGCAGAAG GATGAACATTCTATCACCTGGAATCTCCATCCAGAACTTCCAAACATAATCAGACCGCCTGTCATTACTCACTCAAAGAATGAT GATACAGAGATCATTCATGTTCGACGGGGAGGTGTTGATAATGGTCAAAGTCATAAGCAGTGGCTTCCAACTGTATCAGAGTCACCTAATGTCATATCAATGTCTTTTGTGCCGATAACTTCGCTTTTAAGTGGTGTTGAGGGAATTGGATTTCTAGTTCATGCAGTGAATCTGTACCTCCGGT ATAAACCACTGATAGAGGAACTTGATCAATTTCTTGAATTCCAATTACCTCGGCAGTGGGCACCGGCGTATAATGATCTCCCGCTCACTCTTCAGCGCAAGAAGCATGTGTCCCCATCACTTCAGTTCAGCTTTATGGGTCCCAGGCTTTATGTGAACACTGTAAAG GTTGATTCTGGAAATCGACCAGTGACTGGAATCCGCTTATACTTGGAAGGGAAGAAGAACAACCGCCTGGCAATCCATCTCCAGCATCTCTCAAGTCTTCCCAAGACCCTCCAGCTCTCAGAAGATCGCACCTATGAACCTATTGATGAGCCAATAGACCGAGGCTACTTTGAACCTGTTAAGTGGAGCATATTCTCACATGTATGCACTGCCCCGGTCCAATACAATGGAGCCCATATTGGTGATTCTGCTTCAATTGTGACGAAGGCCTGGTTTGAGGTTAGGACAATGGGGATGAAAAAAGTCCTGTTCCTGAGGCTTGGGTTCTCAATGGTAGCATCTGCCAAGATCCGTAGGTCAGAATGGGAAGGACCGACAACTTTGTTTCAAAAATCAGGGGTTCTCTCCATGCTGATCAGCACAAGGTTAAGTGCAGGACTGGCTCCAGTTCAGAAGCCCGTACAAGTCGATTTGAATTCTGCGGTTTTTCCTGGAGGCCCTCCCTCACCAGCAAGGGCACCAAAGATGTCGAACTTTGTGGACACAAAAGAAATGGTGAGGGGACCTCAGGACACTCCTGGATATTGGGTGGTCACTGGGGCAAGGCTGTATATAGAGGGAGGAAGAATCAGGATAAAAGTGAAGTATTCACTGTTGTCTATGGTGACAGATGATCTTTTATCCATGTGA